The Psilocybe cubensis strain MGC-MH-2018 chromosome 7, whole genome shotgun sequence genome has a window encoding:
- a CDS encoding Brefeldin A resistance protein has protein sequence MHLNYSMIAQNLLFLDEPTSGLDSQSAWNIVAFLRSLAEQSQAILCTIHQVFDRFLLLRRRVAKQSTSVTLDTMLKLCCTTSTPTVLAHVFLKKIRAAEYMLDVIGAGATAFSSINWHEVWKRSPRQSGLSRKSRRSIQLDEVNLLLKLISGLNTPPHGATRSSNLSFKQGAADHYRIAKLILNVAGGFFIGLSFSRTRTVYKTFRITVYMLLVLNQPLVNMLQVPFVATRTIYEVRKHPSGMYSWTAHIIAQILAELPWNILGSCLYFLVWCWTSRFLSGRAGYLYLSVGVVFPLYYTTIALNDVRTLLIQALLTCCVVIGVNIRQRHARLHRITLAKSRDRRLP, from the exons ATGCATCTTAATTATTCTATGATAGCCCAGAATTTGCTTTTCCTTGACGAGCCCACATCTGGTCTTGACTCTCAGAGTGCCTGGAACATTGTTGCCTTCTTGCGAAGCTTGGCCGAACAAAGCCAGGCTATCCTATGCAC GATTCATCAA GTCTTCGATCGCTTCCTTTTGTTGAGGAGAAGGGTGGCTAAACAGTCTACTTCGGTGACCTTGGACACAATGCTGAAACTTTGCTGCACTACTTCGACTCCAACGGTGCTCGCCCATGTCTTCCTGAAGAAAATCCGTGC TGCCGAATATATGTTGGACGTTATTGGTGCCGGAGCGACTGCCTTCAGCAGCATCAACTGGCACGAAGTTTGGAAACGCTCCCCGAGGCAGTCAGGACTGAGCAGGAAATCCAGGAGATCCATACAATTGGACGAAGTCAACCTGCTGTTGAAACTGATCTCAGGATTGAATACCCCACCCCATGGCGCAACCAGGTCATCGAACTTGTCATTTAAACAAGGAGCTGCTGACCATTACCGCATCGCCAAGCTCATCCTCAATGTTGCTGGTGGCTTCTTCATTGGTCTGTCTTTCTCAAGAACCAGGACAGTATACAAAACGTTCAGAATT ACTGTTTACATGCTTCTCGTCTTGAA TCAACCGTTGGTGAACATGTTGCAAGTTCCCTTCGTCGCTACCCGTACTATCTACGAGGTCAGGAAGCACCCAAGCGGAATGTACAGCTGGACCGCCCACATCATTGCCCAAATTCTGGCTGAACTGCCATGGAACATCCTGGGATCCTGCCTTTACTTCCTTGTTTGGTGCTGGACCTCCCGCTTCCTATCTGGTCGCGCTGGTTATTTGTACTTGTCTGTTGGAGTTGTGTTCCCTCTTTACTACACCACCATCGCCCTA AATGACGTTAGGACACTGCTCATCCAGGCACTCCTTACATGTTGCGTCGTCATAGGTGTTAACATTCGTCAAAGGCATGCTCGCCTGCATCGCATCACCCTCGCCAAGTCCCGCGACCGACGTTTGCCATAG